The sequence below is a genomic window from Entelurus aequoreus isolate RoL-2023_Sb linkage group LG15, RoL_Eaeq_v1.1, whole genome shotgun sequence.
ATAGTCACTGACACAGAAGTTGCCCCTCCCGTAACTATCCATCCAGATGTGACCCCTTTGGACAATGACTCTACTGACATGTCCCCTCCTGACAATATCCCCACAGACGTTGCTCCTCCTGACAAAGACCTTCAACAAGACATTGACCCCCCGGACACTGATGCTCCTGAGACAGCCATTCTTGACACTGACTTTCTGAACAGTGACGTTCCAGGCCCTTTAGCTCCAGCAATTTGCACACAACCTGGCCGTTATGGTCTCAGGGACCGTAGTTCCATTAACCCTCCACAACGCCTGATATGTCAGATGAATAAGCAAGTAGTAGATGAAGATTCTGTGTCCACAGTATCAGTTAGTACCTTGTTTAAGTTCTTTAGAGATGCAATTTCAGTTTGAGTTATGAAAGTATTTGACCAAAGAAGAGTCTAGGTAGTACTTAAAGCTATAGGAATAACATTTTGCATTTCAGAGGTGTAACAGGCATCTCTGAGTCTGTGTTTAGTTAGGAGATTGATCACCTTCTTTCTTTCCACACTCCTTTTTGAGAGAGTTTTAGAACTGACATGCACAACAGTTTTGTTCATAGtaatgcacttatttttttttgtttttgtctcaaGTGTTGCACTCCTAAATTTAGCAGAATTTCAGGGGGGTGTATGtaacgggtataagaaatactttgattatttgagtgaaattccggctaaaatatgtatattggtttgttatgcaatgagaggtccaattgcgccatctgctggtacctgaaaagtctgtagatatgaccgcaaaccggaagctattagtagacttcctgttctctgctaatggTAAGACATGTTTTGATATTGCTCTGCAACATATTATAAATTACACTAAAGCTAACGTGAGAGTTATTGTAAGATACACGGTTATTTAATGGCAGTTGGaatgctatgttgtggaattttcgttttgaattggttgttgctcacgtcagatgtcctactattttgcactgaagtcgatattattttccccctgtagacatcgaaagcagcagaggtgctaaccacatattgtgtgtatgtgctctctgatcactcattgcaggtaataattgttgcactatgtgcgttttacgtgtcaagacgttcatatttaaatttgtattgttcGCCATTTTAACATGGGAACAACGTGGTCTGTCATATTCGCTAGTCACCATTTAGAGGGTGTTAAAAGTCCATTTaattatttgtgtcatgtttgtattttgtatttttctatgctctatttcataaatatataaaaaaggatgatgttggttaaaaaccaagttaaaaatatgttgtattgaattaattgtaataccattaaagataaaagcaagttaagaccactatacgatcacacacGAAGAAAAAGTATACAGTTAAAAACCATTGTATTAagttacatctgtaattgcatttcatgtaattgtgaaaatatgaaaatgttatgtacttgagtagacttcctgttctctgctaatgacatcgaaagcagcagaggtgctaaccacatattgtgtgtatgtgcgttctgatcactcattgcagctaccagtaaagaaccacatcatccaatccagcctgtgtgtgggttcttggcgGGACGGGTACACAGCAGTTACATATATATGgacacaataatatatatatatatatatatatatatatatatatatatatatatatatatatatatatatatatatatatatatatatatatatatatatatatatatatatatatatatatatatatatacatatatatatatatatatatatatatatatatatatacatatatatatatatatatatgtatatatatatatatatacatatatatatatatatatacatatacatatatatatatatacatatatacatatacgtatatatatatatatatatatatatatatatatatatatatatatatatatatatatacatatatatatatatatatatatatatatatatatacatatatatatatatatatatatatatacatacatatatatatatatatatatatatatatatacatacatatatatatatatatatatatatatatatatatatatatatatatatatatatatatatacatatatatatatatatacatatatatatatatatatatatatatacatatatatatatatatacatatatatatatatatatatatatatatatatatatatatatatatatatatatatatatatatatacatatatatacatatacatatatatatatatatgtatatatatatatatggacacaataatatatatatatatatatatatatatatatatatatatatatatatatatatatatatatatatatatatatatatatatatatatatatatatatatatatatatatatatatacacacacacacacacatatatagtcaaggtttctgtggtttatccgttatacagtgctcaaaaccggggtagagcggaatatccgTTagggtatttttattttgtgtttttttctgacctaacgtatatatacatatatacatacatatatacagtacatatatacatatatatactgtatatatgattatatactgttataataatataatggatatataactaataattattagatttttttatatatattagatTTTAATAGTATGTGAAAATTCGACCCctatcttgtttacttccgtgaagaCCTCAAAGTTTTTAATCAATCagcaatatcaagcagctaaaatgcaccaaacatggataaatgtggagagtgtgttttgcatttttcccagctTCCCTTGAATTGGATATTAATGAGTGTAGTTTAGAATTTTATGGCTGATAGgagttattttttaataatatgtttttataatatccacaaagttcaatgagcagcatgtgttatgtgtgaccatgtttgttgaaattttgtgctggttgaattcaTTTTTctgcatcatgactagggaaggttgtttggattaggtAATATAAGTAAATGCCGTGCACACATTTACGAAGATGTACAATTAAAGGCCACTGACTTGAGTTACTTTCATTGGCCACCAGATGGTGACAAAATGGCAGCTATCAAGCCAGTGACATATTTGTAAATTATAAGAAAACACTGCGCTGCGAAATTGTTTATTGGACTCGTGCTGTCTCACGGGCCAAGTTGAAGACACCAACGGGtcgcatttggcccgcgggccgtagttttaaCTAATATAGAATGTACACTTTACTTCAACATTATCGTCCAGCAACCCAAATGAAGCAAAGATAAGTGCATCTTGCCTACAGTCAACAGCGGTAGCAACACGAGTGTTGTGGAGCTGTGGTTCATTAACGAGAAAGACACAtctgaacatgtatcgtgacacTGTAAAAGTATTCCTCACATTGTTACTTTCTTTCCAAAGGCGCTACGAGACAGCAACAAAATCTGGGGCATCATTGCAAAAACAGCCATCAATCAAGACGGACAATCCGTGTCACCAATCACCAAGCCCTCCTTGCATCAACAACAAGAGCTGCTGCAGAGAATCTACTCTCAGTGCGAGCTCGCCACTGTCCAGTACATTGAGGCTCATGGGACTGGAACTCCGGTTGGCGATCCGACAGAATTGGCTAGCATCTCGAACATCATCGCCCAAGCCAAACATCGCGGTCCAGAGACTCTGTGGATCGGTTCTGTTAAAGGGAACATTGGACATACTGAATCTGCTGCAGGGGTAGCTGGTCTCATCAAGGTGCTCCTAATGATGAGGCACGAGACCATTGTTCCTTCTGTTTTCTACTCCAAAGAGTGTCCTGTCATAGACACGACGAGAATGAGTGTTCCCACTAAAGCCGAGAGGTGGTGGACCAATGGGAAGCGGGTGGCCGGGATTAACAGCTTTGGCTTTGGAGGCACGAATGCACATGTCATTGTCAGAGAGCATAGAGAGGTTACTAGTCCTTCGCAGATCCCAAAAGATGGTCAAAGACTTTTTGTAACATCCGCTGCCTCAGAGAAATCCTTGATCCGAACCCTTGCCGATACACGACAGATGCTTCTCAGCGGCCATGCAGCTGACGTGCTGGCGTTGTGTTACACATCAGCTTGTGGGAGGAGTCACAGAAAGCACAAGTACAGGAAGGCGATCCTCACATCATCCCTGTTGGATTTGCAGCATCAGCTGGCTGCGGTAAAAGCAGAGGTGGAGTGTACAAAGTCAAACAGGAAGGTTGTGTTTGTGTTTAGCGGAAACGGTGTTGCTTTCAGGGGTATGTGCAAAGAGCTTTTTCTGAGAGTTCCTGTCTTCCAAGACAAGGTGAGAGAAGTGGAGATTCTCTTCCAGAAACACTATAATGTCAGAATCAGTCAATGGTTTACTAGTGAGTGTGACACTGACAATCTAAGCCAGCCAGATGTTGTCCAACCTCTACTTTTCGCTGCTCAAGTCGCCATTACCTCCCTTCTGAAGCACTGGGGTGTCCAACCTGACATGGTGCTCGGACACTCCCTGGGAGAGGTCGCTGCGGCTCACTGCTCGGGCCTCTTATCTCTGGAGGACGCAGTCAAAGTGGTTTACCAGCGCAGTAGCCTTCAAAGTAGGGTCACTGTCGGAAAGATGCTTGTTGTCAGCAATATTGCTGTGCAAAAGGTGTTAAGAATCCTTACGAACTTCTCTGGGAGTGTTTGCGTGGCTGCCTTCAACAGCCCGCTGTCTTGCACTTTGTCAGGGGATGCAGACGTTGTTGCTGTCCTCTATGAGAAGCTGAAGATGATGTACACAAATGAGAATATATTTCTTCATTTCCTAGATGTTCCAGCAGCTTACCACAGTAATTTAATGGATTCTATCCTAGAGGACGTTCAAAGAACTTTAGATTATTTGGTCATCAACAAGATGGAGTGCAAACTGTTTTCCACTGTGACAGGGCATGAGTGTGGGCATGGCGACTTTGCAACAGGTACCTACTGGGCAAAGAACATCAGGGAACCAGTTCTGTTTGAGCAAACCCTGCGTGCAGTCGCTATGGATAAACTATCAGGGAGGAACATGGTCTTCGTGGAGATTGGACCCCGCAAGGCTCTCCAAAGGAACATACTGGAGACTCTGGGGTATGACTCTATTGTTCTGTCCTCTGTTGAACCACTAAGAGAATATGAAACCATCTTGTCCACTGTGGGGAAACTATTCGAGCTGGGCGTCAACATGCACTGGCAGGAGATCTACAGTGGCTGTGAAACGCCACCTACAGTTTTCCCGGTGTATCACTTTGATAACGTAAAGAAAGAACTGTATTTTGAGGATGTCAGAAATGGAAGTGAATCTCCTTCCTGTTCCCCACATTTGCTTGAATCCCAAATGGCACAGAACAACGAATACAAATGCAGCCTCTCGGTGGAAACGGCGGCATATCTGTGGGAGCACAAATACAATGGCGTCGCTATTGTACCCGGCGCCTTCTTCGTGGCGCTGGCATTCACCTCCTTGATGGCACATTTGAAGCCAAAGAAGCCCGTTTCCTTTCTCCAGATCAGTGTGACATTTCTCAAGCTGCTTCACGCTGACAATCACCAACTAATAGTAACATTTGCAGAAAATGAGTTTACAATCCGTTCCCCTGCCGCCACCCATGCTTCAGGTACTTTCAGGTGCACTGAGCATCAAGTTTTCATAGAGGAACCCAGCATTCATCCAGAGAGGATCTTAAAAAGGTGCACTTTGGTTGTAAAGACAAATCAGATCTACTCCATTCTTTCTAGAGCGGGATTGGACTATGGCTCTGTGTTCAAACACCTCCACAATGTGTATTTTGGGGATGAATTCAAAGAGGCCATGACAAGAATTAAAGTACCCCAAGACCTCCTCAAGCATATTCACGACTATTTCTTACACCCTGTGCTCTTGGACTACTTCATGCAAATGACTGCAGTGGTAGCCATGAGGTCTCTCACAGCCAAGCAAGGCCTCCCCTCCGCCATTGGCAGTGTTGTCATTTCAGGACCAGCGCAAGAGGACATGTTCATTTACATGCGGGCAACTCGGGAGACTCCAAACTTCCTTGAAGTGTGCGGTTGCTTTGCGGGCAAAGGCGGAGAGGTACTTGTGGAACTTAGGGATGTCAGGATCACGTTCATTGGCAATTGCTCACCTGTTCTACAGTCAGTGTTTTTCCACAATGAAATGATTCCAATCCCAGTTGAGACGAGTTGTGATTGGAAGATAAGGGCGTTAGTTTTTGCAGACAAGCTGGGCATCGCTGAAGCACTTAGGCCATATTTGCATCCAGAGTCCCTCACAGTGGAGGACAGAGAAGACTCAAGCCAACTAAGAGATGTAGTTCTACATTCACTTGACAGCAACTTGAGGGATTTTCTCTTCATTTGGGCAGCAGATGATCTTAGTAACTTATCATCTGATAGGACACTGGAGCGCCTGGTGACTTGCTGCGAGTTATTCCGGCAGGTTGTTCTAACCTTGAAAGAGGGCGGTCATTCTTGCATGGTCCGTGTTATCACCTACAGGTCCTCAGAGAAAATGGTGGACTGCGTAAGCGCTGGTTTTGTGCTCGCCGGCATGACAAGAGCTTGTGCAGCAGAAATACCCGCCATCTCTTTTCAGGTGATTGATTTGACATCTCTGACCAGAGAGGACATTGAATGTCTAGTTGGCGTCATTAATGTCTGTAAACAACAAGAAGTCATTGTTGGTCAAGGGAAGGTGTccacaatgaagataacttgtaCTCCCACGGTGGACAAAGTGTCTTTAAAGTGTGACAGACGCTCAGTGAAAGATTTTGTCCTCCAGACATGTCATCCGTACAGACTAGAAGGTTTGACGGCCACCCCTCATGACATGAGTGACAACCCCGTCCCTCGGGGATCCATTGAAGTTCAGATCACCAATGTTTGTGTGCATTCATCTGATTACTTCCCCGTCACCATTTCACAGCTGTATTTTGGAGAGACGCTATACTGGAACAACCGTGCACACCACCATCACACACTTCTAGCTCTTGATTTTAGCGGCGTAGTGACTGCTGTCGGGAAGGACGCACGCGGCATAAAAGCAGGAGACCGTGTTGCATCATGTTACCCGACTTTGGCAACGACAAGGGTTGTTGTTCCTGATTCTTTGTGTTATGACATCAAGACGCTCCCGTTTCTGGAGGAAACTCCAATTGTGTCTTTCTTCATCCTGGCGAGGGAGATTCTGCAGAGAGCTTTTCCCGCTTTGAAagcacaacaacaaaataaaatgtcaatCATCACGCCAAATTTAGCCTCCATTTTCCTGAAAGTTTTAGCGTTGACGGCAAACCGATCAGGCTGGAATGTGTCCTGTTCGCCACATTTGACGAGGGAAGCCTCTGATCCATGCCAAGCTTTTGTGTTCTTGCCTCCCGTTGACAACTCCTGGCAGGAACTACAAGACGATGACGGCCATGAGAGACATATAGTCTTGGTGAATGACACTCACATGTTGTCCTCACGTTGCGGTGCTTTTAAGAGCAACCATGTGCACATACTGGATGTGACTTCTGTCCTTCAAAGAGCTTACCTGAATGTGCAAGGCAGTGCTATCTTTAGGTGGCTCACATCTCTTGGCTTTGATAGAGCATCCCTGCCTGTTAAAAGCGAGACATTTCAAACGTCACGTACAGCAGCAGCTCAGAATGATGACTCCTACTTTGCCACAAAGACAGTGTGCCAAGTGGTTTTAGAGCACACCTGCCCGGTGTCTGATATCCCTCTAGTGGCCAGGCCCAGACAACTCTTCAAAAACCGCCACGTTTACATAGTGACGGGAGGTCTCACCGGTTTAGGCCTTGAGACAGTGAAGTTCATTGCCAGCAACGGCGGAGGTTATATAGTGACGTTGTCCAGACGCATGCCGACCCATGAAACACAATCTGAACTGGATCTTATTCAAGGAAGGTATGGCGTCATCATCATGAATGTCCAGtgtgacgtctctgtgctgcagCAAGTAGTGGACGCCATCTCCAAGATTGAAGGACGATTCAGTTGTTGTCCCATTAAAGGTGTGTTTCACAGTGCTGCGGTGCTCCACGATGCACACATTGACACCCTCAATGAGGCGCTCCTGCTGAAGGTGCTGCAGCCCAAAGTGAGCGGCGCCCTAAATCTTCACCGTGCAACACTGACAAAGAAACTTGACTTCTTTGTGTGCTACTCCTCCATCTCTTCAGTCGTGGGCAATGAGGCCCAGTCAAACTATGCAGCAGCAAATTCATTCCTTGATGCCTTCTGTCATTACCGCAGAAACCTCGGCCTGGCTGGACAGTCCATCAACTGGGGGCCTTTAAACCTCGGCCTTCTGCTCAACAAACATCACCTCCAAAACCTCCTGAAGGCGAAAGGATTGATGGTCATGGATGCGTGCGAGTTTCCCGAAACTCTCGCAGAGGTTTTACTCACGAACAGACCCCAACAGCTCATTTGCAAGTTcaactttaaaaatatttgttcaCAAAACAACTCACTGAACGAACGACTGTGTACCTTAGTAGAGGACAAGCTGGGACTTCTACAGACGTCTTCCCTGCATGGAAACGTCAGACGTATCGTCAGTGATGTAAGCAATTTTGGGGAGGACGAGCTGGATGACGACGTCACTCTGGGAGCTCTGGGAATCGACTCCATGTTGGCCATGACGCTGCAGAGTAAGATATACAAGGAGATGGGCATTAACATACCTTTAGTTAGGATATTGGAGCCAAACACTACAGTGGCTACTTTGGAAACACTTGTGATGAACAATTAATATTAAATGAAGCATCAGAACATACCAACACCTTCAGACTGTTGTGTTTGTATGAAAAATGTCTGGCATGTGCAATAAAAACAAGGACAATGTTTCCATGACTACAATTAGACATTTATTTGTCACAGTATAATAAAGTGCTTTCATGTTAACACTTAGTTTGTCACTTCATTTATTGAAACAACTAAACAAAGTTGTACAAACAAAACTATAATACATAACTGTACAATGAGTGTATATTTCATGAACATGTTTTTAAGTCCATGGTCAGTGTCCTTTGTTTAATTGTACCCATAAAGCTGGTAATCATCATCAGTGgtgataaaaaaatgtttccatgTCTGTTATCTCTACAGAACCATGAGACCTTGAAATAATCAGGACTGCAGAGACaattgatatttaaaaaaatatttttaaactggCTTTTACTGATCATTTCAAACTTTTTAGATTCTTATTGTCAATATttttgtgcgtgcgtgcatgtgttgTTTTTAAAGCGCTTGTGTTGCAACTTGCCTAAGTATGAAAAGTAGTacattaacaaagttttaatttaatttgagatGGACAACATCAGTCAGCACACACTTAATAACATTTCCTACATGTCAACAGTGATCAAGCTTAGAATTTGGTGGAAAAAGTGCTCTCGTCAGTTGAAAGTTGATCTTCAGTTCCGTCTCCGTTCCCCTCACTCAAGATGACCATCACTGTCGACAGCGTGGCGTTAGGGTCCAACAGTTTCACCAAAGGCACATTGATACCACGGTCCTGATAGATGAGGTTTTGCAGCGTCATGGCCTGCATGGAATCGATGCCGAGTGACGAGAACGGAGTGTCGTCTTTCACTGTGTCCACCTCCAAGCCTATGGTTTTAACGATCAGTGAATTGAGGTAATCCCTTGCCGGGACTTCCACAGTGTTTCTGTTTTCCGTGTCGAACTCTCTGGACTTTTGAAAAGCTTGCTCTACCAGTGCGGAGAGCCGCATAGTCAAAGCGGCGTTCTGAGAGAGCACATTGAAGCGGATGTTTCTGAAGTGAAAGCGGCACACGGCCTGTTGGGGTCGGTTGAGGAGCAAGCACTGCTCCAGGCTTTTGTGGATCTCGGCAACCTTCAGCACCATCATGCCCTTGGCCTCCAGGAACCGATGGAAGAACTCCTTGTTCAGCAGTAGCCCGAGGTTCAGAGCTCCCCAGTTGATGGACTGTCCAGACAGTCCCAGCTTCCGCCTGTACTGACAGAACAAGTCCAGGAATGTATTTGCTGCCGCGTAGTTTGTTTGTGACGCATTTCCCAGAAAAGCTGATATGGAGGAGTAACAAACAAAGTAATCTAACTGACAGCTCAGTGTTGCATGGTGCAAGTTAAGCACACCATTCACTTTGGGCTTAAAAACTATCTCATAGAGGGATCTATCAAGGGCTTCAATCAGCCCATCATGCAAGACCACCGCACTATGAAACACTCCTCTGATTGGATAACCCTTGAACTTTAAATGGATGTCACTCACAACTTTGAGCACTTGCCCAGACACGGATATGTCGCACTCCATGCTGACGATACTGTTGCCGCACTGCTTCTCAACATTGCAGATCTCTTGCTGCACCTCTGCCGAGGGCTTACTCCTGGAAAGGATGACGACAAACTCGCCTCCCCTTTGCGAGATAAACTTGACTGTTTCAAAGCCCAGCCCGGTCAGACCGCCTGCTACGATGTACACCGCTTTCCTTCGGAAAATCTGCTTTTTTGTGGGCCGCAGCGGAATGTCTGACGTTGATGAGGGGGAGCCTTTTTCTAGAGCCACAACAGCCAGGTTCTTTGCTCTGAAATAGGACTGTGAATAAAGGTTGTGGATTTTCTCAGATGTGACATTCTGAAAGGTAAAACTTGCTAAACTAAATTTTTTAGTCAGGTTTAAAGACTTGAGCAAGTGATAAACACGCAGCCTTCGAGCACTTAGTGATCCTTTTTGTAGGATAACCGGTAGGTTAATTGTTTGCACATGGACACTTTCTTGGAAACTCTGGAGCACATCTTGGGTCACCAAAAGCTGTGTTTGGTATTCACGAACAAGGACAACATTCTGGACACCAGGAAAGTTGCATACTTTAATCATCAAGGATTCATCATATGGAGGCAGGACTATGAGTGCACCCATTTCACTGGCATCTATAAAGGAGCCGTTGCACTGTGTTCCAACAATAACGGTCCATCCTAATTTCTGAGACACAAGTGCCAAAACTTTCACCAGAACAGAATCAGGAACTAAAGACACAATGCCCAGATTTTGCTTGGCTCTTGGCAAGAGTCGATACAGTATCTCCCATGCCAGCACAAAGTAGGACAGACAGGGTGTTGATTGAAGGAAGGGGAGGCGTTTGGTGCTGTAACAAACCTCCTGCGGAATCCTCACCCTACTGGCTGCCACCACAGGGTAACAAGAAGCCACAGAATCACCCACTTTTAATTTCTTAACCTCTTTTCCAACCCCTGTAATAATGCCACTGAAATCTAGCATGAGTAGCTTATGGTTCTGTAAGGAGTGTGTGTTCCAGTACAACGTCTGGCCAAAGTTCAAATGTGAGGTGCTCACAGGAAAGTAATCAGACGAGTGGACACATACTTTGGTGGGCTGAATTTCAACAGAAGTATCACTTATTTGTTCGGCTTCAGTGTCAAAGTGAACAGCAGTTAGCCGGCTTATTTTAAAAGCGTCAACAGTCTGAAGGACGCAAGGTTCAGACATGCTGGAGGTGAAACTCCCTTCAGAGTTTTCAGTTAATTCAGGAGGGGTACGCTTGATAGAAGGTTTGAGAATGACCCCGTCTTTCACCACCAGTTCTGGATACTTGCTACAAGGATAAGCTCGTAGGACCTCAGAGAGGGCTGCAATGTCCTTAGCAGAGACAGAGCTTATGTCAACCAATTGGAATGACAGTTCTGGTATCTCTGCAGCAAACGAACGAGTCATACCGACAATGGCAAAGCCTGGATTGACGTGATCGACTGTGAGCTCAGATGAACAGTAGGTAATTGCTCGGATGGAGTTTGGAAAGCGAATTCGCTTGAGCTCTAGGATGACTTGTCTAAACATTTCGCAGCAGTTGGTCAGATTCTCCAGGATGACATCGGGCGTAAGTGAGTTAAGGTTCTCTTTGCCCCACAGGAACAAGACCTCATCAAAGTTGTCCTCAATGTTTGTGATATTGAGGTTTGACAACAGAGTCGGAAAGTCACTGCTCAAGAGGTCTTCCGCATTTGAGAAGGAGATGTAGCGAGATCTGGAGTCCAAGTTTTGCTGTAGGCATTTTGAGATACCCATGCTGTCAGAGAAGACCAACGCTTTCAGAGGTGGATCATTTGTGATTCCCTCGGAAATTACGCTGTAGTGGTTATGATAGAAGTACTCCTCAACCACATGAGAACGACTGCCAAGGTATTTGATTAACACATCCCTCACCTCAACCAAGACGTTGCCATCTCTATCTGCAAAGCACCCACAGACCTCAAAGTGGTCCGCACCAACGTCGGTAGCCCTCAAGTAGACAATCATCTCATCTTGCAAGGGCTCTGACACTGTCAAACTTCCGATTTTGGCAGGGAAGCCCGGTCTATCGGCAAAAATGTGCTCTACTGTGACCGGGAGAAGCTGCATGAGAAAGTCCAGCACGACGGGATGAACACAGTAGTCGTGCAGCTGAGGAAGAAGTTCCTGTTGAACTGTGACAACAGCATAGGCCTCTTTCAAATCTTCCCCATAGTGAACATTGGCTTTGTTCTGAAAGACATCTCCATACTGAAAGCCCCCCTGGGAGAGATAGCCATAAAATTCCTGATAGGTCACAACAGATGTGCATCTTTTGTAGATGCTATTGAGGTCAATGCGCTGCTCTTCCACTGGTCGCTCTTTCTTCACTACCACCGTGCCTGATGCGCATGTGGCTGAGGACGAGAACACAGTGAAGCTGGTATTGTTCTCTTTTTGCTTTAGTTGCACCTTCATCTCTGGAGAATTTGGTGTAAGAATAAATGGGCTGTGAAAATTGACACTAAGCTGCAGTGTATTGAGGGGGACCTTCGGTTTGGCACAGGCCATGAATGCAGCTAAGCCCAGCTCGGCATAGAAGGACCCGGGGATGATGGGTactttgttgtgtttgtgttcttTCAGGTAGAAGACAGAATCAGACACCACGTCACAAAGCAATGTGTTCTTTTCACTTCCTGTGGCGCAGAGCAATGGGTGAGTACTCATTGTGTTTTTCTGAGCACCTTTAATGATCACATCCCTGTCCGAGCAATCAAATTGGTATTTTGGGAAGGGCAGCGGCACTGTCTCATATCCCGCATAAAAGGTGTTCCAGTCTACCTGGACACCGAGTTCAAAGAGCTTAGAAACAACGGACAGGAGTGTCTCGTGGTCTTTGTCTGGCTGCAGCGAGGCAACGACAGCTACGTCGTTCCCCAGAGTTTCCATGATATTCCTCTGAAGAGCTCTCCGTGGACCCACTTCTAAAAAGACTAAACTTTTCTGGCCTCCACTTGCTGATCTGACTGCCTGCTCAAAAGCAACTGGCTCACGAATATTCCTCGCCCAGTAATCACCTGAGCAGAAATCCCCCTGCTGTGCCTCTTTACCTGTCACGGTTGAGAACAGCTGCGTGCTAAGCTCATTCTCCTCTAAAGAACCGATTGCTTCCCTGATTTTTGGCAGAATTGGATTCATCATGTGGCTGTGATAAGCAGCAGAGACCTCTAGCACCCGGATGAAGAGGTTCTGACTGTTAGCTGAACTGCTTAGCTCTTCCTGGAGGTTTTCTATTGCATCTGCATCCCCAGACAAGGTGCAAGACTGCGGGCTGTTGAAAGCAGCAAGACAAATTCTTCCAGAGTAACGCGATAGAAGAGCTGTGACCTCTGACACGGCCATATTGCTGACCACCAGCATCTTCCCCCCAGTTGCTTTGGTCTGGAGAACGCTGCGGAAGTAAA
It includes:
- the LOC133629909 gene encoding mycoketide-CoA synthase-like isoform X2 — its product is MDEAEDSIAVVGIGCNFPGGEGLDNFWKVLVNGRNCSVLIPKERFELSSWYDPDDNKAGKSRTAKAALLDGFNQFDHKFFGISDSEVEQMDPQQKQLLQCVYRALENAGIPMEKASGTRTGVFFGLMNRDYETNAAHVHPRVINHWTGTGLAMSIAANRVSYIFNFTGPSLSIDCACSSSLVALHLACQAIKQGDCDMAVCGGVNCIFEPRVFVALSKAKMISPDGTSKPFSNKADGYGRGEGCGVVLLKPLTKALQDQDHIWGIISKTAVNQDGHSVSPITKPSLSQQEELLRRTYSERDITNVHYIEAHGTGTPVGDPTEAASISNVIAKAKAPGSAILRIGSVKSNIGHTESAAGVAGVIKVLLMMKHETIVPSVFFCEDTAGIDSRALNLHVPKEVEKWEATGARVAGVNNFGFGGTNAHAIVRQHMWSHSIKKNDGRQVKYFVMSANSPKSLMLTLENAITHLENNVDLDCLLYTAACRRSHFKHKYRRALMVSSLVDLREKLHAAVSRNTSPSLSDPKLVFVFCGNGVTYHGMGKQLLRHEPVFRDTIKQISEAYQRLSVLNILDTLESEHEHGDYNAPHVVQPLLFAIQVGVATLLKCWGVKADAMLGHSVGEVSAAHCSGLLSLEDALKVIYFRSVLQTKATGGKMLVVSNMAVSEVTALLSRYSGRICLAAFNSPQSCTLSGDADAIENLQEELSSSANSQNLFIRVLEVSAAYHSHMMNPILPKIREAIGSLEENELSTQLFSTVTGKEAQQGDFCSGDYWARNIREPVAFEQAVRSASGGQKSLVFLEVGPRRALQRNIMETLGNDVAVVASLQPDKDHETLLSVVSKLFELGVQVDWNTFYAGYETVPLPFPKYQFDCSDRDVIIKGAQKNTMSTHPLLCATGSEKNTLLCDVVSDSVFYLKEHKHNKVPIIPGSFYAELGLAAFMACAKPKVPLNTLQLSVNFHSPFILTPNSPEMKVQLKQKENNTSFTVFSSSATCASGTVVVKKERPVEEQRIDLNSIYKRCTSVVTYQEFYGYLSQGGFQYGDVFQNKANVHYGEDLKEAYAVVTVQQELLPQLHDYCVHPVVLDFLMQLLPVTVEHIFADRPGFPAKIGSLTVSEPLQDEMIVYLRATDVGADHFEVCGCFADRDGNVLVEVRDVLIKYLGSRSHVVEEYFYHNHYSVISEGITNDPPLKALVFSDSMGISKCLQQNLDSRSRYISFSNAEDLLSSDFPTLLSNLNITNIEDNFDEVLFLWGKENLNSLTPDVILENLTNCCEMFRQVILELKRIRFPNSIRAITYCSSELTVDHVNPGFAIVGMTRSFAAEIPELSFQLVDISSVSAKDIAALSEVLRAYPCSKYPELVVKDGVILKPSIKRTPPELTENSEGSFTSSMSEPCVLQTVDAFKISRLTAVHFDTEAEQISDTSVEIQPTKVCVHSSDYFPVSTSHLNFGQTLYWNTHSLQNHKLLMLDFSGIITGVGKEVKKLKVGDSVASCYPVVAASRVRIPQEVCYSTKRLPFLQSTPCLSYFVLAWEILYRLLPRAKQNLGIVSLVPDSVLVKVLALVSQKLGWTVIVGTQCNGSFIDASEMGALIVLPPYDESLMIKVCNFPGVQNVVLVREYQTQLLVTQDVLQSFQESVHVQTINLPVILQKGSLSARRLRVYHLLKSLNLTKKFSLASFTFQNVTSEKIHNLYSQSYFRAKNLAVVALEKGSPSSTSDIPLRPTKKQIFRRKAVYIVAGGLTGLGFETVKFISQRGGEFVVILSRSKPSAEVQQEICNVEKQCGNSIVSMECDISVSGQVLKVAEAGTVWTVHQLGSSEPRATAEQGVLPSVPGGQGHDGAEGCRDPQKPGAVLAPQPTPTGRVPLSLQKHPLQCALSERRFDYAALRTGRASFSKVQRVRHGKQKHCGSPGKGLPQFTDR